In Vicugna pacos chromosome 10, VicPac4, whole genome shotgun sequence, the following proteins share a genomic window:
- the TMEM151A gene encoding transmembrane protein 151A isoform X1: MPEGGGGDGGEVPALMPDGEPLREEDPYHPGFPNHQVQESVPREGRSKATITQQIRSRVRTRTQFSQRTVVGQRPLKQSLGSSLCRESHWKCLLLTLLIHACGAVVAWCRLATVPRLVLGPEAALARGAGGPPPTYPASPCSDGYLYIPLAFVSLLYLLYLAECWHCHVRSCQAPRTDANTVLALIRRLQQAPPCVWWKATSYHYVRRTRQITRYRNGDAYTTTQVYHERADSRTARGEFDYSAHGVRDVSKELVGLADHAATRLRFTKCFSFGSAEAEASYLTQRARFFSANEGLDDYLEAREGMHLKDVDFRESLMVFADPHSPPWYARAWVFWLVSAATLSWPLRVVAAYGTAHVHYQVEKLFGASSPPPGAMPSGPPLSRVATVDFTELEWHICSNRQLVPSYSEAVVMGAGSGAYLRGCQRCRRSVSSNSLPPARPSGPRLPFSRSRLSLGAGGRATPGVFRSLSGGPLGRRGEDTEPLESPPCYEDALYFPVLIVHGDSGCQGDGQGAL; encoded by the exons ATGCCGGAGGGTGGCGGTGGCGACGGCGGGGAGGTGCCAGCGCTCATGCCGGACGGCGAGCCTCTGAGGGAAGAG GACCCCTACCACCCTGGCTTCCCAAACCACCAGGTCCAGGAATCAGtgcccagagagggcagaagtaAGGCCACAATAACACAGCAAATCAGGAGCAGAGTCAGGACCAGAACTCAGTTTTCTCAGCGGACAGTTGTTGGG CAGCGGCCCCTGAAACAGTCCCTGGGAAGCTCCCTGTGCCGCGAGTCGCACTGGAAGTGCCTGCTCCTCACGCTGCTCATCCACGCCTGCGGTGCCGTGGTGGCCTGGTGTCGCCTGGCCACAGTGCCACGGCTGGTCCTGGGGCCCGAGGCAGCCCTGGCCCGAGGGGCCGGGGGCCCACCGCCCACCTACCCAGCCAGCCCCTGCTCTGATGGCTACCTGTACATCCCACTGGCCTTTGTCtccctcctctacctcctctACCTGGCCGAATGCTGGCATTGTCATGTCCGGTCATGCCAGGCACCGCGCACTGACGCCAACACCGTACTTGCCCTGATCCGCCGGCTGCAGCAGGCACCACCCTGTGTGTGGTGGAAGGCCACCAGCTACCACTACGTGCGGCGCACCCGCCAGATTACCCGCTACCGCAACGGCGACGCCTACACCACCACGCAGGTCTACCATGAGAGGGCCGACAGCCGCACTGCTCGTGGCGAGTTTGACTACTCAGCCCACGGGGTCCGCGATGTCTCCAAGGAGCTGGTGGGCCTGGCTGACCACGCGGCCACGCGGCTGCGCTTCACAAAGTGCTTCAGCTTCGGCAGCGCCGAGGCCGAGGCTTCGTACCTCACCCAGAGGGCCCGCTTCTTCAGCGCCAACGAGGGCCTGGACGACTACCTGGAGGCCCGGGAGGGCATGCATCTGAAAGATGTGGACTTCCGCGAGTCCCTCATGGTCTTCGCCGACCCACACAGCCCGCCCTGGTACGCGCGCGCCTGGGTCTTCTGGCTGGTGTCGGCGGCCACGCTGTCCTGGCCGCTGCGCGTCGTGGCGGCCTACGGCACGGCCCACGTGCACTACCAGGTGGAGAAGCTTTTCGGCGCCAGCTCGCCCCCGCCCGGGGCCATGCCCAGCGGGCCCCCGCTCTCGCGTGTGGCCACGGTGGACTTCACCGAGCTCGAGTGGCACATCTGCTCCAACCGGCAGCTGGTACCCAGCTACTCAGAGGCTGTGGTCATGGGCGCTGGCTCGGGCGCCTACCTCCGTGGCTGCCAGCGCTGCCGGCGCTCTGTCAGCAGCAACTCGCTGCCTCCAGCCCGGCCCAGCGGGCCCCGCCTGCCTTTCAGCCGCAGCCGCCTCTCactgggagctgggggcagggccacacCGGGGGTCTTCCGGAGCCTGAGCGGGGGGCCACTGGGGCGCCGTGGGGAGGACACGGAGCCCCTGGAAAGCCCACCGTGCTATGAGGACGCCCTTTACTTCCCGGTGCTCATTGTCCATGGTGACAGCGGCTGCCAGGGGGATGGGCAGGGTGCACTCTGA
- the TMEM151A gene encoding transmembrane protein 151A isoform X2: MPEGGGGDGGEVPALMPDGEPLREEQRPLKQSLGSSLCRESHWKCLLLTLLIHACGAVVAWCRLATVPRLVLGPEAALARGAGGPPPTYPASPCSDGYLYIPLAFVSLLYLLYLAECWHCHVRSCQAPRTDANTVLALIRRLQQAPPCVWWKATSYHYVRRTRQITRYRNGDAYTTTQVYHERADSRTARGEFDYSAHGVRDVSKELVGLADHAATRLRFTKCFSFGSAEAEASYLTQRARFFSANEGLDDYLEAREGMHLKDVDFRESLMVFADPHSPPWYARAWVFWLVSAATLSWPLRVVAAYGTAHVHYQVEKLFGASSPPPGAMPSGPPLSRVATVDFTELEWHICSNRQLVPSYSEAVVMGAGSGAYLRGCQRCRRSVSSNSLPPARPSGPRLPFSRSRLSLGAGGRATPGVFRSLSGGPLGRRGEDTEPLESPPCYEDALYFPVLIVHGDSGCQGDGQGAL; encoded by the exons ATGCCGGAGGGTGGCGGTGGCGACGGCGGGGAGGTGCCAGCGCTCATGCCGGACGGCGAGCCTCTGAGGGAAGAG CAGCGGCCCCTGAAACAGTCCCTGGGAAGCTCCCTGTGCCGCGAGTCGCACTGGAAGTGCCTGCTCCTCACGCTGCTCATCCACGCCTGCGGTGCCGTGGTGGCCTGGTGTCGCCTGGCCACAGTGCCACGGCTGGTCCTGGGGCCCGAGGCAGCCCTGGCCCGAGGGGCCGGGGGCCCACCGCCCACCTACCCAGCCAGCCCCTGCTCTGATGGCTACCTGTACATCCCACTGGCCTTTGTCtccctcctctacctcctctACCTGGCCGAATGCTGGCATTGTCATGTCCGGTCATGCCAGGCACCGCGCACTGACGCCAACACCGTACTTGCCCTGATCCGCCGGCTGCAGCAGGCACCACCCTGTGTGTGGTGGAAGGCCACCAGCTACCACTACGTGCGGCGCACCCGCCAGATTACCCGCTACCGCAACGGCGACGCCTACACCACCACGCAGGTCTACCATGAGAGGGCCGACAGCCGCACTGCTCGTGGCGAGTTTGACTACTCAGCCCACGGGGTCCGCGATGTCTCCAAGGAGCTGGTGGGCCTGGCTGACCACGCGGCCACGCGGCTGCGCTTCACAAAGTGCTTCAGCTTCGGCAGCGCCGAGGCCGAGGCTTCGTACCTCACCCAGAGGGCCCGCTTCTTCAGCGCCAACGAGGGCCTGGACGACTACCTGGAGGCCCGGGAGGGCATGCATCTGAAAGATGTGGACTTCCGCGAGTCCCTCATGGTCTTCGCCGACCCACACAGCCCGCCCTGGTACGCGCGCGCCTGGGTCTTCTGGCTGGTGTCGGCGGCCACGCTGTCCTGGCCGCTGCGCGTCGTGGCGGCCTACGGCACGGCCCACGTGCACTACCAGGTGGAGAAGCTTTTCGGCGCCAGCTCGCCCCCGCCCGGGGCCATGCCCAGCGGGCCCCCGCTCTCGCGTGTGGCCACGGTGGACTTCACCGAGCTCGAGTGGCACATCTGCTCCAACCGGCAGCTGGTACCCAGCTACTCAGAGGCTGTGGTCATGGGCGCTGGCTCGGGCGCCTACCTCCGTGGCTGCCAGCGCTGCCGGCGCTCTGTCAGCAGCAACTCGCTGCCTCCAGCCCGGCCCAGCGGGCCCCGCCTGCCTTTCAGCCGCAGCCGCCTCTCactgggagctgggggcagggccacacCGGGGGTCTTCCGGAGCCTGAGCGGGGGGCCACTGGGGCGCCGTGGGGAGGACACGGAGCCCCTGGAAAGCCCACCGTGCTATGAGGACGCCCTTTACTTCCCGGTGCTCATTGTCCATGGTGACAGCGGCTGCCAGGGGGATGGGCAGGGTGCACTCTGA